A window from Populus trichocarpa isolate Nisqually-1 chromosome 3, P.trichocarpa_v4.1, whole genome shotgun sequence encodes these proteins:
- the LOC7462790 gene encoding ABC transporter C family member 3 isoform X3 yields the protein MEMFFESTEQGVAAIVSSSSSIMHAPGSNIDFLLESIFISGFCGSLHLVLLLALCVLFLCKKLSRWGDGEGSSEMLMMKRRFLWYKQTLVCCLGVSVFNFILCLLSYFYLYGNVLSDGEIMTLLDLGLRTLSWGALVVYLHTQFFNSGENMFPLLLRVWWGFYLSISCYCFFVDVFLHHKHVSLEIEWYLVSDVVSVFTGLFLCYVGFLRSDIQDVLEEPLLNGDSSSINNLENRGADTVTPFGNAGLFSILTFSWMNSLIAAGNRKILDLEDVPQLHGVDSVVGAFPVFKNKLESDCGRVTRFKFAKALFLLVWKEILWTALLALIDTLGSNVGPYLIDGFVQCLEGRGEFKNQGYILASAFVAAKLAECLANRHSSFRLQQIGTRLRAVTATMIYNKSLTISCQSKQGHSSGEMINIMTIDADRLGTFSQYIHDPWLVILQVCLALLILYRNLGLGSVAGFVATVIVMSLNYPFGRLEEKFQDKLMESKDKRMKATVEILRNMRVLKLQGWEMKFLSKILDLREVETRWLKKYFYNSVVITVVFWATPTVVAVATFGTCMLMGIPLESGKVLSALATFEILQSPIYNLPDTVSMLIQTKVSLDRIASFLCLDDLQPDAIEKLPGGSSDTAIEIVDGNFSWDLSSPSATLKDINFKVLNGMKVAVCGTVGSGKSSLLSSILGELPKISGTLKLCGTKAYVAQSPWIQSGTIEENILFGKVMDRERYDKVLEACSLKKDLEILSFGDQTVIGERGINLSGGQKQRIQIARALYQDAQIYLFDDPFSAVDAHTGSHLFKEVLLGLLCSKTVIYVTHQVEFLSAADLILVMKDGRIAQAGKYDDILNAGSDFKVLVGAHKAALSVLDSRQAGAVSENESVRDNYGGENSTDRIVHDEGNKDSQIGKADEVAEPQAQLIQEEEREKGSVGFQIYWKYITTAYGGALVPFILLAQLLFQILQIGSTYWMAWATPVSKDVKPVVSGSRLLIVYVSLVIGSSFCMLAHAMLLVTAGYKTATLLFNKLHQCIFRAPMSFFDATPSGRIMNRASKDQSALDMEIPHTVGGLAFEAIMLLGIIAVMSQVAWQVFIVSIPVIAACIWYQQYYIPSARELSRLIGVCNAPVIQNFAETISGATTIRSFDQESRFEEINMKLTDAYSRPKFHNSAAMQWLCFRMDMFSSITFAFCLFLLVSFPERTNPAIAGLAVTYALGLHTAQSVLIWCFCNCENKLISVERILQYISIPSEPPLVIEANKPDHSWPSHGEVDIDNLQVRYAPHMPLVLRGLSCTFPGGKKTGIVGRTGSGKSTLIQALFRTVETAAGQIMIDSIDISLIGLHDLRSRLSIIPQDPTMFEGTVRSNLDPLEEYTDEQIWEVLDKCQLGDEVRKKERKLDSTVIENGENWSMGQRQLVCLGRVLLKKSKVLVLDEATASVDTATDNLIQQTLRQHLSDCTVITIAHRITSVLDSDMVLLLSHGLIEEYDSPTRLLENKSSSFSQLVAEYTVRSNTRFEKSTGLNL from the exons ATGGAAATGTTTTTTGAGTCAACAGAGCAAGGTGTCGCAGCCATTGTCTCAAGCTCATCTTCCATAATGCATGCACCAGGTTCGaatattgattttcttcttgaatCCATTTTCATTAGTGGGTTCTGTGGATCGTTGCACTTGGTTTTGTTACTTGCTTTATGTGTCTTGTTTTTGTGTAAGAAACTCAGCAGGTGGGGTGATGGAGAGGGTTCTTCAGAGATGTTAATGATGAAGAGGAGGTTTTTGTGGTATAAACAGACCTTGGTCTGTTGTTTGGGTGTCtcggtttttaatttcatcttgtgTTTGTTGAGCTACTTTTATTTGTATGGAAATGTTTTGTCTGATGGTGAAATAATGACCCTTTTGGATTTAGGGCTTAGAACACTCTCTTGGGGTGCACTTGTTGTTTATTTGCATACCCAATTCTTTAACTCAGGTGAAAACATGTTCCCTTTGTTATTGAGAGTTTGGTGGGGTTTCTATTTGTCTATTTCTTGTTATTGCTTTTTTGTAGATGTTTTCCTTCATCACAAACACGTGTCTTTGGAGATAGAGTGGTATTTAGTGTCTGATGTGGTCTCTGTGTTTACTGGATTGTTTCTTTGTTATGTTGGGTTTTTGAGAAGTGATATTCAAGATGTACTTGAAGAACCCCTTTTGAATGGTGATTCTAGCTCGATTAATAATTTGGAGAACAGAGGGGCAGATACGGTGACTCCTTTTGGAAACGCTGGTCTTTTCAGTATTCTAACCTTTTCTTGGATGAATTCTTTAATTGCTGCTGGCAATAGGAAAATTTTAGACCTTGAAGATGTTCCTCAACTTCACGGTGTTGACAGTGTGGTTGGAGCTTTtccagtttttaaaaataagcttGAGTCGGATTGTGGTAGAGTTACAAGGTTCAAGTTCGCAAAAGCTTTGTTCCTGTTAGTCTGGAAAGAAATTTTATGGACAGCTTTATTGGCGTTGATTGACACGTTAGGTTCTAATGTTGGTCCCTACCTTATCGATGGTTTTGTTCAATGCCTTGAAGGGCGAGGAGAATTCAAGAATCAAGGTTACATTTTGGCTTCCGCCTTTGTGGCTGCAAAGCTTGCCGAGTGCCTCGCAAACAGGCATTCATCTTTTAGGTTGCAACAAATTGGAACAAGGCTCCGTGCAGTAACAGCCACGATGATTTACAACAAGAGCTTGACCATTTCCTGTCAGTCAAAGCAGGGGCATTCAAGTGGAGAAATGATCAATATTATGACAATTGATGCTGATAGACTTGGCACCTTTAGTCAGTACATACACGATCCATGGTTGGTCATCTTGCAAGTTTGTTTGGCCCTGCTGATACTGTACAGAAATTTGGGACTGGGGTCTGTTGCTGGCTTTGTTGCGACAGTAATTGTCATGTCGTTAAACTATCCTTTCGGAAGATTAGAGGAGAAGTTTCAAGACAAGTTAATGGAATCAAAAGATAAACGAATGAAGGCAACCGTGGAGATTTTGAGAAATATGAGAGTTCTCAAGCTTCAGGGATGGGAAATGAAGTTTTTGTCTAAGATTCTTGACCTCAGGGAAGTAGAGACACGGTGGCTGAAGAAATACTTCTATAATTCAGTAGTGATCACTGTTGTCTTCTGGGCTACTCCCACTGTTGTGGCTGTGGCCACCTTCGGTACTTGCATGCTAATGGGAATCCCTCTTGAATCAGGGAAGGTCTTATCTGCACTCGCAACATTCGAGATTCTTCAATCCCCAATCTATAACCTTCCCGATACAGTTTCTATGCTAATTCAGACAAAGGTTTCTCTCGACAGAATtgcatcttttctttgtcttgaTGACTTGCAGCCTGATGCTATAGAGAAGCTTCCAGGAGGCAGTTCTGATACAGCAATTGAGATTGTTGATGGAAATTTCTCTTGGGATTTGTCTTCACCCAGCGCAACATTGAAAGATATAAACTTCAAAGTGCTGAATGGTATGAAGGTAGCTGTTTGTGGTACTGTTGGTTCAGGCAAGTCGAGCTTGCTTTCCTCCATTTTGGGAGAGTTACCCAAGATCTCAGGGACACTCAAGTTGTGTGGGACAAAGGCTTATGTTGCTCAGTCACCTTGGATACAGAGTGGTACGATAGAAGAGAACATATTGTTTGGTAAGGTGATGGACAGAGAAAGGTACGATAAGGTACTTGAAGCATGTTCCCTGAAGAAGGACCTGGAAATCCTCTCATTCGGTGATCAAACAGTTATTGGTGAGAGGGGTATCAACTTGAGTGGTGGACAGAAGCAAAGAATACAGATAGCACGTGCTCTCTACCAAGATGCCCAAATCTATCTATTTGATGACCCTTTCAGTGCCGTGGATGCTCATACTGGATCTCATTTGTTTAAA GAAGTTTTGCTTGGTCTTTTATGTTCAAAAACTGTTATTTATGTTACTCATCAGGTTGAGTTCTTATCCGCTGCTGATCTAATCTTG GTCATGAAAGATGGAAGGATCGCGCAGGCTGGGAAGTATGACGACATTCTCAATGCAGGATCTGATTTTAAGGTACTTGTAGGTGCACACAAGGCAGCTTTATCAGTTCTTGATTCCAGACAGGCAGGAGCAGTTTCCGAAAATGAAAGTGTCAGAGACAACTATGGAGGCGAGAACAGTACTGATAGGATTGTACATGACGAAGGAAATAAAGATTCACAAATTGGTAAAGCAGATGAGGTAGCCGAGCCACAAGCACAACTCAttcaagaagaagagagagagaaaggcagTGTTGGGTTTCAAATCTATTGGAAATATATCACAACAGCATACGGAGGAGCTCTGGTGCCCTTTATATTACTGGCACAACTTCTCTTTCAGATCCTTCAAATTGGTAGCACTTATTGGATGGCATGGGCAACTCCTGTGTCAAAGGATGTGAAACCTGTTGTTAGTGGATCTAGACTGTTAATCGTCTATGTATCTCTGGTTATTGGAAGTTCTTTTTGCATGCTCGCTCATGCCATGCTTCTTGTAACAGCAGGGTACAAAACTGCAACTCTACTATTCAACAAATTGCATCAGTGCATTTTTCGTGCTCCCATGTCCTTTTTTGACGCAACCCCTAGCGGACGAATCATGAACAGA GCATCTAAAGATCAAAGTGCATTAGATATGGAAATTCCACATACAGTTGGGGGCCTTGCCTTCGAAGCAATCATGCTTCTGGGAATCATAGCAGTGATGTCTCAAGTGGCATggcaagtttttatagtttccATCCCCGTAATTGCTGCCTGTATCTGGTATCAG CAATATTACATTCCCTCAGCAAGAGAGCTTTCACGGTTGATTGGAGTATGCAACGCTCCAGTTATCCAAAATTTTGCAGAAACAATTTCAGGAGCAACAACGATCAGGAGCTTtgatcaagaatcaagattcgaAGAAATAAATATGAAACTAACAGATGCATATTCTCGGCCCAAATTTCATAATTCTGCTGCAATGCAATGGCTTTGCTTCCGAATGGATATGTTCAGTTCTATTACGTTTGCTTTCTGTCTGTTTCTTTTAGTCTCTTTTCCAGAAAGAACTAATCCAG cCATTGCAGGCTTAGCTGTTACGTATGCGCTTGGCCTACACACGGCACAATCTGTGTTGATATGGTGTTTCTGCAATTGCGAGAACAAACTCATATCAGTAGAAAGAATTCTTCAGTACATCTCTATTCCTTCCGAGCCTCCTCTTGTAATTGAAGCGAACAAGCCTGACCATTCTTGGCCATCACATGGTGAAGTTGACATCGATAATCTGCAG GTCCGATATGCCCCACACATGCCACTTGTGCTGCGTGGTCTCTCATGCACTTTCCCAGGAGGGAAGAAAACTGGTATTGTTGGGAGAACAGGCAGCGGTAAATCTACTCTCATACAGGCTCTTTTCCGAACTGTTGAAACTGCAGCTGGTCAGATTATGATTGACAGCATTGATATCTCATTGATTGGCCTGCATGATTTAAGGTCAAGACTGAGCATTATTCCCCAGGATCCAACCATGTTCGAAGGGACTGTTAGAAGTAATCTGGACCCACTTGAAGAGTACACAGATGAACAGATCTGGGAG GTTCTGGACAAGTGCCAACTTGGAGATGAAGttaggaaaaaggaaaggaagctaGATTCCACAG TTATCGAGAATGGGGAGAACTGGAGTATGGGCCAGAGGCAGCTAGTCTGTCTCGGGCGTGTGCTCCTCAAGAAAAGTAAGGTCTTGGTCCTTGATGAAGCTACTGCCTCAGTTGACACAGCCACTGATAATCTTATTCAGCAAACGCTCAGGCAGCACTTATCTGACTGTACAGTGATAACCATTGCACATAGAATAACCTCTGTTCTTGACAGTGACATGGTTTTGCTTCTAAGTCATG GTCTCATTGAGGAGTATGATTCTCCAACAAG